A stretch of Lathyrus oleraceus cultivar Zhongwan6 chromosome 6, CAAS_Psat_ZW6_1.0, whole genome shotgun sequence DNA encodes these proteins:
- the LOC127097023 gene encoding BTB/POZ domain-containing protein At1g03010 produces the protein MGVVTVGEFKPSIPGKRTFRPSSSIRHATEWPISDVSSDLTIEIGASSFSLHKFPLVSRSGRIRKQLLESRDSKVSRISFPSVPGGAEAFELAAKFCYGINIEFTLSNVAMLRCIAHFLEMTEEFAEKNLLTRAESYLKEIVLSNAANTISVLHRCETLLPISEEISLVNRLVHSIANNVCKEQLTSGLQKLDHNFPSRIIEPETPSEWWGKSLTVLNLDFFKRVLSTMKSKGLKQEIISKILINYAHNSLQVVKGSLHDLEFLKKQRILVETIASLLPTQSRKSQVPIAFLASLLKSAIAASASTSCRSDLERRIGLQLDQAILEDILIPTSSYQNNNHCSTIYDTDLIVRIFSIFLNLDEEDEDDSRLRDETEMVYEFDSPGSPKQSSILKVSKLLDNYLAEVALDPNLFPSKFISLAELLPDHARIISDGLYRSVDIFLKVHPNIKESDRYRLCKTIDCQKLSQEACSHAAQNERLPVQMAVQVLYFEQIRLRNAMSGGHNQLLFGGLNGQFPHRSGSGAGSGGISPRDNYASVRRENRELKLEVTRMRMRLTDLEKDHVSMKQELVKSNPGNKLFKSFTKKLSKLNALFRISGSIKGNGGGSERKFPFPKRRRHSVS, from the exons ATGGGAGTTGTCACTGTTGGAGAATTTAAGCCTAGCATTCCTGGGAAGAGGACATTTCGTCCAAGTTCAAGCATAAGGCATGCCACTGAATG GCCAATTTCTGATGTCTCTAGTGATCTCACCATTGAAATAGGAGCTTCAAGCTTTTCACTTCACAAG TTTCCTCTAGTTTCTCGAAGTGGAAGAATTCGGAAACAATTGTTAGAATCAAGAGATTCGAAGGTTTCGCGCATAAGTTTCCCGAGTGTTCCAGGTGGTGCAGAGGCATTTGAGCTAGCTGCGAAATTCTGTTATGGAATTAACATTGAATTCACTCTCTCCAATGTTGCTATGCTAAGATGCATAGCTCATTTTCTAGAAATGACAGAAGAGTTCGCCGAGAAAAACTTGTTGACCCGAGCCGAATCATATCTTAAAGAGATAGTACTCTCAAACGCAGCAAACACAATATCTGTTCTTCACCGTTGCGAAACTCTCCTACCTATTTCAGAAGAGATTAGCCTTGTTAACAGATTAGTCCATTCCATTGCAAACAATGTATGCAAAGAGCAGCTTACTTCGGGTTTACAAAAACTCGACCATAATTTTCCTTCTCGAATCATTGAACCGGAAACACCTTCGGAATGGTGGGGGAAATCGCTTACTGTTCTTAATCTTGATTTCTTCAAACGAGTTTTATCAACGATGAAGTCGAAGGGGCTAAAACAAGAGATTATCAGCAAAATTCTGATAAACTACGCGCATAATTCTCTTCAAGTGGTCAAAGGAAGTTTACATGACTTAGAATTTTTGAAGAAACAACGGATCCTCGTTGAAACAATAGCGAGTTTACTACCAACTCAATCGAGGAAAAGCCAGGTTCCGATAGCTTTTCTCGCAAGTTTGCTGAAATCCGCAATTGCAGCATCTGCTTCTACTTCTTGCAGATCCGATTTAGAGAGGAGAATCGGTCTACAACTTGATCAAGCAATTCTCGAAGACATTCTGATTCCAACAAGTTCATATCAAAATAATAACCATTGCAGTACTATTTACGATACGGATTTAATCGTGAGAATTTTTTCGATTTTTCTTAACTTGGACGAGGAGGACGAGGACGATAGCCGGTTGAGAGACGAAACTGAAATGGTTTATGAATTTGATAGCCCGGGATCTCCAAAACAAAGCTCAATTCTTAAGGTATCAAAATTGTTAGATAATTATCTTGCTGAAGTAGCTTTAGACCCGAACCTGTTTCCATCAAAGTTCATTTCACTCGCTGAATTACTTCCCGATCACGCGCGTATCATAAGCGATGGACTCTATAGATCCGTCGATATCTTCCTCAAG GTTCATCCAAACATAAAGGAGTCGGATCGATACCGATTATGCAAAACAATCGACTGTCAGAAACTTTCGCAAGAAGCATGCAGCCATGCAGCACAAAACGAGAGACTCCCGGTACAAATGGCGGTACAAGTTCTATACTTCGAACAAATCCGTCTTCGAAACGCGATGAGCGGAGGACACAATCAACTACTCTTCGGCGGACTAAACGGTCAGTTTCCTCATCGTTCAGGTAGTGGTGCAGGAAGTGGAGGAATTTCGCCTCGAGATAACTATGCATCAGTTAGAagagagaacagagaattgaaacTTGAAGTGACAAGAATGAGAATGAGATTAACTGATTTGGAGAAAGATCATGTTTCAATGAAACAAGAGCTTGTTAAGTCGAATCCTGGTAATAAGCTTTTTAAATCGTTTACGAAAAAGTTAAGTAAGCTTAATGCATTGTTTAGGATTAGTGGTAGTATTAAGGGTAATGGTGGTGGTTCAGAGAGAAAGTTCCCTTTTCCAAAGAGAAGGCGTCACTCAGTTTCTTGa